One part of the Cottoperca gobio chromosome 14, fCotGob3.1, whole genome shotgun sequence genome encodes these proteins:
- the nectin3b gene encoding nectin-3-like protein isoform X2, translating into MLPSYHRSYLGQQGRVALFHLVCSITGVWGSQVMVPQRVNAVLGKNVTLECRVEVGTNLTLTQSSWERRLPSGSVTVAVYNPRYGISIPPEYIHRLFFRSPSSYDATIVLGNVGFADVGIYTCKVATFPLGNTQASTTVNVLVEPKVYVSAGSTALIDGGNDTVVATCIAERARPPAEVSWESNLFGQSEVQLFDEANGTTSTQVSYLWQPTRHVQGHTLTCVVRHPALQSDFRIPYQLNVQFAPDISVIGYDGDWFVGRENAQMTCKANANPPANHFRWIRLDSEMPEWMERMNSTLLFLRPLQRNDSGVYRCEVANDINLRSRDVRILIQDQSQAERSNSIVVAGAVMGAVLALFLIAVFIIVILTARKAPPPVFADKVIDLPPTHKPPPPYSERAPAIPLGVHASQVAWLCQQPRRADRRPVLTDRQLPPPTTRLGPPAQSPTQQLSRLQWVCHQSGTDRVYINHREHYV; encoded by the exons ATGTTGCCGTCTTATCACCGGAGTTACCTTGGACAGCAGGGCAGGGTCGCATTATTTCACCTTGTGTGCAGTATTACAG GTGTGTGGGGCAGTCAGGTGATGGTGCCTCAGAGGGTGAATGCTGTGCTGGGGAAGAATGTGACATTAGAGTGCAGAGTGGAGGTGGGCACAAACCTTACTCTGACTCAGAGTTCCTGGGAGCGCCGTCTGCCTTCAGGCTCTGTCACAGTGGCAGTCTACAACCCACGCTATGGCATCTCTATCCCTCCAGAGTATATCCATCGCTTGTTTTTTCGCTCACCCTCGTCTTATGATGCCACCATTGTCCTGGGAAATGTGGGCTTTGCTGACGTTGGGATCTACACCTGTAAGGTTGCCACGTTTCCTCTGGGAAACACTCAAGCCTCCACTACTGTCAATGTACTCG TGGAGCCAAAAGTCTACGTGTCTGCAGGTTCAACTGCCCTGATCGATGGTGGCAATGATACTGTGGTGGCCACCTGTATTGCTGAGCGGGCCCGGCCCCCTGCCGAGGTGTCCTGGGAGTCCAACCTTTTTGGCCAGTCAGAAGTGCAGCTATTTGACGAAGCCAACGGCACGACCAGCACACAAGTGAGCTACCTCTGGCAGCCCACACGTCACGTCCAGGGCCACACACTCACCTGTGTGGTCCGCCACCCGGCTCTGCAGAGTGACTTCAGGATCCCCTACCAGCTCAATGTGCAGT ttgcTCCTGATATCTCTGTTATTGGCTACGATGGAGACTGGTTTGTGGGTCGGGAAAATGCTCAGATGACGTGCAAAGCCAACGCAAACCCACCTGCTAATCACTTCAGATGGATcag ATTGGACAGTGAAATGCCAGAATGGATGGAAAGAATGAACAGCACTTTGCTCTTCCTGCGTCCCCTCCAGCGGAATGACTCTGGAGTTTACAGGTGCGAGGTTGCCAATGACATTAACCTCCGCAGTCGGGATGTGCGCATTCTCATACAAG ACCAGTCTCAAGCGGAGAGGTCAAACTCCATCGTCGTGGCCGGAGCTGTGATGGGCGCAGTCCTCGCTCTCTTCCTCATCGCTGTCTTCATCATCGTGATCCTCACCGCTCGCAAGGCCCCGCCGCCAGTTTTTGCTGACAAAGT GATTGACCTTCCTCCGACACACAAGCCGCCTCCTCCCTACTCTGAGAGAGCGCCGGCCATTCCCCTGGGTGTCCACGCATCACAAGTGGCCTGGCTCTGTCAG cAGCCTCGCAGGGCAGACCGCAGGCCCGTGCTGACTGACAGGCAGCTCCCACCACCCACAACAAGGCTGGGACCACCAGCACAAAGCCCAACCCAGCAGCTGTCCCGCCTGCAGTGGGTGTGTCACCAGAGTGGGACAGACCGGGTGTACATCAACCACCGTGAACACTATGtgtga
- the nectin3b gene encoding nectin-3-like protein isoform X3 — translation MLPSYHRSYLGQQGRVALFHLVCSITGVWGSQVMVPQRVNAVLGKNVTLECRVEVGTNLTLTQSSWERRLPSGSVTVAVYNPRYGISIPPEYIHRLFFRSPSSYDATIVLGNVGFADVGIYTCKVATFPLGNTQASTTVNVLVEPKVYVSAGSTALIDGGNDTVVATCIAERARPPAEVSWESNLFGQSEVQLFDEANGTTSTQVSYLWQPTRHVQGHTLTCVVRHPALQSDFRIPYQLNVQFAPDISVIGYDGDWFVGRENAQMTCKANANPPANHFRWIRLDSEMPEWMERMNSTLLFLRPLQRNDSGVYRCEVANDINLRSRDVRILIQDQSQAERSNSIVVAGAVMGAVLALFLIAVFIIVILTARKAPPPVFADKVIDLPPTHKPPPPYSERAPAIPLGVHASQVAWLCQPRRADRRPVLTDRQLPPPTTRLGPPAQSPTQQLSRLQWVCHQSGTDRVYINHREHYV, via the exons ATGTTGCCGTCTTATCACCGGAGTTACCTTGGACAGCAGGGCAGGGTCGCATTATTTCACCTTGTGTGCAGTATTACAG GTGTGTGGGGCAGTCAGGTGATGGTGCCTCAGAGGGTGAATGCTGTGCTGGGGAAGAATGTGACATTAGAGTGCAGAGTGGAGGTGGGCACAAACCTTACTCTGACTCAGAGTTCCTGGGAGCGCCGTCTGCCTTCAGGCTCTGTCACAGTGGCAGTCTACAACCCACGCTATGGCATCTCTATCCCTCCAGAGTATATCCATCGCTTGTTTTTTCGCTCACCCTCGTCTTATGATGCCACCATTGTCCTGGGAAATGTGGGCTTTGCTGACGTTGGGATCTACACCTGTAAGGTTGCCACGTTTCCTCTGGGAAACACTCAAGCCTCCACTACTGTCAATGTACTCG TGGAGCCAAAAGTCTACGTGTCTGCAGGTTCAACTGCCCTGATCGATGGTGGCAATGATACTGTGGTGGCCACCTGTATTGCTGAGCGGGCCCGGCCCCCTGCCGAGGTGTCCTGGGAGTCCAACCTTTTTGGCCAGTCAGAAGTGCAGCTATTTGACGAAGCCAACGGCACGACCAGCACACAAGTGAGCTACCTCTGGCAGCCCACACGTCACGTCCAGGGCCACACACTCACCTGTGTGGTCCGCCACCCGGCTCTGCAGAGTGACTTCAGGATCCCCTACCAGCTCAATGTGCAGT ttgcTCCTGATATCTCTGTTATTGGCTACGATGGAGACTGGTTTGTGGGTCGGGAAAATGCTCAGATGACGTGCAAAGCCAACGCAAACCCACCTGCTAATCACTTCAGATGGATcag ATTGGACAGTGAAATGCCAGAATGGATGGAAAGAATGAACAGCACTTTGCTCTTCCTGCGTCCCCTCCAGCGGAATGACTCTGGAGTTTACAGGTGCGAGGTTGCCAATGACATTAACCTCCGCAGTCGGGATGTGCGCATTCTCATACAAG ACCAGTCTCAAGCGGAGAGGTCAAACTCCATCGTCGTGGCCGGAGCTGTGATGGGCGCAGTCCTCGCTCTCTTCCTCATCGCTGTCTTCATCATCGTGATCCTCACCGCTCGCAAGGCCCCGCCGCCAGTTTTTGCTGACAAAGT GATTGACCTTCCTCCGACACACAAGCCGCCTCCTCCCTACTCTGAGAGAGCGCCGGCCATTCCCCTGGGTGTCCACGCATCACAAGTGGCCTGGCTCTGTCAG CCTCGCAGGGCAGACCGCAGGCCCGTGCTGACTGACAGGCAGCTCCCACCACCCACAACAAGGCTGGGACCACCAGCACAAAGCCCAACCCAGCAGCTGTCCCGCCTGCAGTGGGTGTGTCACCAGAGTGGGACAGACCGGGTGTACATCAACCACCGTGAACACTATGtgtga
- the nectin3b gene encoding nectin-3-like protein isoform X1, whose amino-acid sequence MLPSYHRSYLGQQGRVALFHLVCSITGVWGSQVMVPQRVNAVLGKNVTLECRVEVGTNLTLTQSSWERRLPSGSVTVAVYNPRYGISIPPEYIHRLFFRSPSSYDATIVLGNVGFADVGIYTCKVATFPLGNTQASTTVNVLVEPKVYVSAGSTALIDGGNDTVVATCIAERARPPAEVSWESNLFGQSEVQLFDEANGTTSTQVSYLWQPTRHVQGHTLTCVVRHPALQSDFRIPYQLNVQFAPDISVIGYDGDWFVGRENAQMTCKANANPPANHFRWIRLDSEMPEWMERMNSTLLFLRPLQRNDSGVYRCEVANDINLRSRDVRILIQDPPTMPSTITTPVLTGSASTLVDDKGHVLLSSPTLEALPEGNLGSIVGGAVGGALFLLLLLCLVGVCYLRKQQTFHGNYYTKQYLGPNDLQKAPTQHELHPTKAGSSSHRQDHDREEWGDRQLKQERDRRHHSNYSGEEYPSNGYTRAMRESGHQQNEHREHTQYSSPRQARSAKYPHSPKPKGNGSPYLSDDCYDSGPEGDYVSHTDGSVISRREWYV is encoded by the exons ATGTTGCCGTCTTATCACCGGAGTTACCTTGGACAGCAGGGCAGGGTCGCATTATTTCACCTTGTGTGCAGTATTACAG GTGTGTGGGGCAGTCAGGTGATGGTGCCTCAGAGGGTGAATGCTGTGCTGGGGAAGAATGTGACATTAGAGTGCAGAGTGGAGGTGGGCACAAACCTTACTCTGACTCAGAGTTCCTGGGAGCGCCGTCTGCCTTCAGGCTCTGTCACAGTGGCAGTCTACAACCCACGCTATGGCATCTCTATCCCTCCAGAGTATATCCATCGCTTGTTTTTTCGCTCACCCTCGTCTTATGATGCCACCATTGTCCTGGGAAATGTGGGCTTTGCTGACGTTGGGATCTACACCTGTAAGGTTGCCACGTTTCCTCTGGGAAACACTCAAGCCTCCACTACTGTCAATGTACTCG TGGAGCCAAAAGTCTACGTGTCTGCAGGTTCAACTGCCCTGATCGATGGTGGCAATGATACTGTGGTGGCCACCTGTATTGCTGAGCGGGCCCGGCCCCCTGCCGAGGTGTCCTGGGAGTCCAACCTTTTTGGCCAGTCAGAAGTGCAGCTATTTGACGAAGCCAACGGCACGACCAGCACACAAGTGAGCTACCTCTGGCAGCCCACACGTCACGTCCAGGGCCACACACTCACCTGTGTGGTCCGCCACCCGGCTCTGCAGAGTGACTTCAGGATCCCCTACCAGCTCAATGTGCAGT ttgcTCCTGATATCTCTGTTATTGGCTACGATGGAGACTGGTTTGTGGGTCGGGAAAATGCTCAGATGACGTGCAAAGCCAACGCAAACCCACCTGCTAATCACTTCAGATGGATcag ATTGGACAGTGAAATGCCAGAATGGATGGAAAGAATGAACAGCACTTTGCTCTTCCTGCGTCCCCTCCAGCGGAATGACTCTGGAGTTTACAGGTGCGAGGTTGCCAATGACATTAACCTCCGCAGTCGGGATGTGCGCATTCTCATACAAG ATCCTCCCACCATGCCTTCCACCATTACTACTCCTGTCCTTACTGGCTCTGCCTCCACCTTAGTCGATGATAAGGGGCACGTTCTTCTCAGCTCCCCCACACTTGAAGCTCTACCTGAGGGTAATCTTGGTTCCATAGTGGGTGGGGCTGTGGGCGGGGCTTTGTTCCTGCTCCTGCTACTGTGTCTAGTCGGCGTGTGTTACCTCCGGAAACAGCAAACTTTCCACGGGAACTACTACACCAAGCAGTACCTGGGCCCCAATGACCTCCAGAAAGCACCCACGCAGCACGAGCTCCACCCTACCAAAGCTGGCAGCAGCTCCCACCGTCAGGACCACGACCGGGAGGAGTGGGGGGACCGCCAGCTCAAACAAGAGCGTGACCGTCGTCACCATAGCAACTACAGTGGAGAGGAGTATCCCTCTAACGGCTACACTCGGGCAATGAGGGAGAGCGGCCATCAGCAGAATGAGCACCGTGAACACACGCAGTACTCGAGTCCACGGCAGGCCAGAAGTGCCAAATACCCTCATTCACCTAAACCAAAGGGAAACGGCTCCCCCTACCTGTCAGATGACTGCTACGATAGCGGGCCCGAGGGTGACTATGTCTCCCACACGGACGGGTCTGTCATCTCGCGCAGGGAGTGGTACGTTTGA